The nucleotide sequence TTAATCGCTCATCAAAAAGGGGAGAGAGTGACGTCACCCCATATGCCCCAATCATCCTCTCCATGAGAGGCAGCTGCATATGACCGCCCTTCAAGTGGATATTCGCACGAGAAAGCTTATCAAGAAAATTTCCTGTTCGATCTGCTTGAAAAAAAGGCAGTAACGGGCCCTCAAGAGCCTCATGGGTATTATAGAGACTGCGCCATTCCGGGGTTAGCAGGGCATTCAGCTCGTCATAGGCGCCACAGCAGGAAGAAAGATATGCCTGTTCACGAAAAAAGAGCCCCTGCTCAATCCCCCCATACCAATGTCGCAACAGCACAGGGAGCATATGGGTACCGCCAAAGACCAAGGAACCACCCGCCCCATTTAGAACATATTCCACCTCCTCAGCCGCAACTGCGGAAAGCATAGACATGAAGACCAACGAGGGGTCACCAAGGGGTTCACCAGTAGCAAAAACAGCCTGGTCAAGACGTTCCAGGAACTCCTTGGGCTGGACCTGAATTTCCCGGTGTTCAGTCCCAATATAATCAGCTAGGGCTCTGGCATGATCCCTGCCCTGGTGCTCGCCACTGAAACGAATCGACCAACTCGGCAATTTTTCTCTGCATTGCCTGCGTGCCTCTACAGCAATAGCACCAGAGCTGAGCCCTCCAGAAAGAAAAAGACCGACAGAACCATGAACAGGTAACTGATCTGCAAGAGCTTGGCCGTGCAGAGAGGTAAATTCCGCTTGCCATTCCTGCCCACTCCTCTCCTCCTTGCCTACCTGCTCAGGAGAGCAAAAACAGCGCGGTTGTCCAAGCTTTCCCTGGGCAAAGGTCACTGTATGACCAGGAGGAAGCTCCCAGAGATTCTCCAGCATGGTCCCTGAACCTGGGACAAAGCCATAGGAAAGATACTGCGCTACCGCTGCCGGTCGTAGCTTACGGGCAAAACCGGACCACGCCAATATCCCCCTGGGTTCAACAGCAAAGATAAAGCGGTCGTTGCACAAGCCGTAATAGATCGTACGGAGCCCAGCAGGGTCCCGAGCGAGATGAATACCATCCTCATCCAACACAGCAAGCACATAGGCGCCGCGCAGATCCTGCACAAACCCCAAGCCCTTTTCCCTATAACTACGCAGGAGCGGGGCCATATGCGTTTTTTTCTGATCGGTGAAAAGACGACCAGCAAGGGCAACAACCTGGCCTCGGTGCTCAATAATACCACCATGATTGGAACGGGAAGGCAGCCAGCAGGCTGTTGAGCGAATTGAGGCATGGGTACGAGCCGGAGGATTTCCTCGATGACTCAATGCCTCTGCCATTGCCCGGCTCTTTTTCCCGCTCCACCCGGAAAAGCCAAAAATTGCGGCCATTACACTCCCTGCCTACTTGTCTTCTTTTGCCCAACGCTCCCTCTTTGCATCCACCAAGGAAGCCTCCGTGCGCTGCGGGTACTCCATTGTTCCAACACCTCGGATAAGGTCCTCTTTTCATAAAGGGCCTGCCCACATATTGTTGCCATGATAGGGTAGGGCAGGATATCCAGGGGCGCCTTATACCCTTTTCTATCCAGTTGCAACGCCTTAAGAAAATGCATTTTCTCTACATGCTCAGGCCTAATACCAAGATCAATAACAACACGCCCCGACAATCTCTTTTTCTGGACCATTGCCATGCCAGCCTCACTGGCATCATGCAGCAGGTAAACAGGCAACGAGGCGTCCTCCTTAAGCATTTTTTGAGCACGTTGAACAATATAGGCAGGGTAGCCGTCCCGCGAAAAGATCAGGGCATTCTGATCAGCATGAAAGCCGTTCCTGACCAACAAGTCCACCAAGAGGCGACGCTCAACTAGAATGATTCGTTCTACCCCATAGTCAAAAAGATCCTTTTCAGGAAACGCAGCAGGTGGTTCATGCAGGCTTGGCTGAAGGAGCAACATCTCATCTCCCCTCCATTGCCTGCTTGCCACAGCCTAACCATTTTTTTCAGCTGTCCCAAATCAGGAGGCATCTGTCGACGATACTGACGGACCAAGAGGCAAGGGCCAATCAACAGAACAAGACTAAGCAATCCACCAAGCCAACCGAACAAGAAAAAGCACGCAAAAAAAAGAGCGAGCAAAACAGCACCGATCCCGGCGATCCTTTTTCGCAACAGGGACATCTTTTCCTCGGCATTCTGCTGACACCAGGCGGTATAGAGCTGGGGAAAGGTAAAATAAAAACGACCATTCCCCCCAGCGCGGCGCAGAAGATGAACGAACTTGGCATCTGTCATCCCCTGAGCGGTTCTCGCGTGCAAGAGAAACCGGTACCCGCAAGGACAGCGAAGTTCGACATTTTTTTTTTGTTCAACACCGCATTCAGGACATCTCATACCGTTCTCTTCTCATCGGAAAGCCCCATTTATTTCCTTACATTTTCAGCAACCAGTCTTTAGTATCTTTTTTCAAAGCACTCTCAAAAGACCAATCTGACTTCCTCGAAAGCGCTCCCCCGGCCTGCGGCCAGGACCAAACTTCGAAATAACAGCGAGGTACACATCATGCTACTTAGAAGAAGGAAGAGCATCCGCTTAGCAGACAAGCAATATAAAGTATCTATAATAATTGTCCAGCATTTCATTCAAATCCATAAGAACCGCAGGCTCCATTTCTGACATCTTTTTTGCCCTATAACTTTCGGGCTTGGTTCTAACTTTCTTCTCACAGCGACGCAGACTATGTGGGGTTGAGCGTATGTTTTTCTGTGAATCTCGCCCCAATCTATGTTATATAAGAGGCACGTTGGGAATAATTTGAATCGCAGTTAGATGAATTCAATATAAGAGGAAGAAAATGCAGAAAACTTCATTAACACTCGGCCTGCTGGCGCTTATCGGTATCGTCTCACCATGTGGCATTCACGCCGCTACTCCTCCACCTCCAAATGCAGACGTCGATGTGGATATGATGGCCAGGGAATATAAAGAGACTCCGAACGGCCCAGGAGCGTTAACCAAGGAAATGATTGAGGCCTGTGTTGTTCTGAAAATCGACATGGAAAAAGACGCCAGCAACCTAGATACCATCAGGGAAGAGCTGGGAAAGCTGAATAATGAAGTAAAAGATCTTGGAGCCTATCTCAAAAATAACAAAGGGCAGTTCGACGAAAACGACACCAGTGCTGCCCGCGCTGAATATGATGCCAAGGTAAAAGAATACAACTCCCGGATCCCTATCTTGAAAGAAAAAACTAAATCATACCAAGACATGATCAAGCCGTACAAAGAAAAAGAAGGTAAATTTGAACAGAATTGCAACAGCCAACCCTACTATGAAGACGACTACAAAGCGATAGAGAAAAAACTGGGCCGTGGCATGTAGCCCGCGATCATCTCTTTTCCCCCTATCCCGACCCAACGGGCCGGGATAACAAGATATGAAAGATGGGAATCCTGGTCGCCTTTGTCAACCACTTTCATATAACGCCCAACCCTCCCCTTCTGGGGAGGGACAACAAAGCATGAAAGGCGGGAAGTCTGGTTGGCTTCACCGACCACTTTCATATAAAAAATATGCAAATAATAGATGTTCCGTTTTGCTGGCTTGATCCCGACAACAGTCGGGATCTTTCTTTACCCGCCTATGCAACCACACAAGCAGCCGGTATGGATGCAGCGGCGGCCATCACCGAGGATATTACCCTTCAGCCCGGTGACATAAAACTCTTCCCCACCGGATTTGCAGTGGCCTTACCTGAGGGGCTTGAGATGCAGGTGCGCCCGAGATCTGGTCTGGCGATAAAACACGGCGTCACCGTTATTAACGCGCCAGGAACTATCGATGCTGACTACCGAGGAGAGGTCAAAATCGGCCTGATTAATCTTGGCCAGATGCCTTTTACCATCCAACGGGGCGACCGCATTGCCCAACTCGTTCTTGCGCCAGTATGCCACGCGCAAGTACAGTCAGTACGGGAGCTGGGAAAAACAGAGCGGGGTGACGGAGGATTCGGACATACTGGCAGATAAGCAACTTCATCTCCTCGAAGAGGATAAACGTCCCTGTAACGAAAAAACAAGCCTTCCGTACCTTATATTATCTCTCTGCCCTTCTTCAGTGAGCCATGATAATGATCTTCAGCCCTCTCACTCTTCTGCACCATCCCCCCCACCTCCACCGCAAGTAAGCAAAAAACACCAATTCACCCGGCTCAGGAGATGCACCCATGATGTATCTGACGCACAACAAACAAAGAGCAAACAGCAACCTGAAAATCCTACAACACAAGAAAGGAGCTTCCTCCCATGTCCACAGCAAAAGTATTCCTTACAGGTGTTATCACCTTGGCCATTATCGCCCCAAGTCTCAACCACGCCTCAGCTGAGACCTTACAGGCAGACACTGAAAAAACAGAGCGTAACTATCGCAAGACAAAAACAGGTGCAGGCGCCCTCACCCTAAAAATGCTTGAAGCCTGCATACAACTCAAAGCAGAGGCCGAGCAAGAGTATAAACAAATCAACGCTTCCAAGGAAGAATATGACGCGCTCAATAACGAGGTCAGTGACCTTGCAGCATCCCTGCAAGAAAGCAAGGAACAGTTAGATAACAAGGACGAAAAGGCCGTTGATGCACATAATGAGCAGGTTGAGCTCTATAACCAAAAGGTGGAAGAGCTCAAGGCGATGGAAACATCATATAATGAAAAGAGCGAACCTTATCAAAAAAAGGCCGACCAACTCGAAAAAGAATGCAATGGCCAGTCCTATTATGAAGACGACTACGCCGAAGCAGTGAAAAAGACAGGAAAAACCCTGTAAAAGACAGGCAACAAGGCGCTCTCGGCAGAGGCGCCCCTCTGCCGAGAGAGGCAGAGCGAGCCTGTTTAACTCGCTCTTAAAAAAGCAGGGACACCCCAATATTTACGGTGAAATTGCTTAAGTCATCATCGGGCAGGGCCATATCATAGGCTGACAACCCTATTTCCCCGCGAACAAAAAGATTTTCATGCAGCCAAGTGGCATTATGCATAATACCAGCATACCCCTCAAACCCATCCTCCTCCGCTTCAAAATTAATCCCCCTATGGTTCCTATCCGCTTCGACATGTGCATAACCGATCCCCAGATAAGGTCTCATTGCCACAGAGCTCATCAGCACAAGGGAGTTAAACAGATACTGGCCGCGCAGGGTTGTGGCCTTAAAATCCCCGGTTACCCCTAAGGTACACATAGCACCAACATGCTCGGTAAACCAGTACTCCGCACTCGGGCCCGCACCGTAATTAACCGAATTCACCATACCTCCTATCCCGAAACGCCCGGCAACGGAAAAAACATGCTGAGAAGGCTGGTGCTCATAATCAGCCTGGGCAAAAGCAGAACCGGAAAAAGCCAGCCCTAACAAAAAAATAACCGTCAGCAGGGTGAGGCTCTGAAATAATCTGCTAGAATCCATCAATATGTTCTCCTTCTTCTCAATAGCGCCTTACCTCCCTCTTTTGAAGAGGGACGCCCCAAAAACAGAGGGCTATTTAACCACGAAACCGCGCAAAGACAAACAAAAAAATCCCGCTCAAGGGAAGAACACAAAGAGGAAGGACAAGACAAGAAACACCACAGAGTGGTGATACCGCCAACAGAACAACTTCACAAGTCCGCCTCAGCAAAAGGGAGCACCTCGGCGAGACAATTCCGTTCTAACAGGAGCATAAATAAACGATCCAACCCAAGGGCGATCCCCGCACAGTCAGGGAGTCTTTGCAGGGCAGTAAGAAATTTTTCAGGCATCTTACAGCCCCTGCCGTACCTATCAGCCTTCCTCATCTCCTCTGCAAAACGATGCTGCTGTACAACAGGATCTGTTAACTCGGAAAAGCCATTAGCCACTTCAATCCCGCCAATATAGAGCTCAAAACGCTCCGCCACCTCAGGACACTCCGATTTTGGTCGGGCCAGCGAAGCCAGGGCAATCGGGTAATCGTACAAAAAAACGGGTCGTTCCCAGCCAAGTTCAGGCTCAACCTTTTCCACCAGCAGCAGATCAAATTGTCCTGTACGAACAGCCTGTTCAGCTGACACCCCGGCATAACGCTGAAAGGCATCGTTCACTGTCAGTCGCTGCCAGGGGACCTGCAGAGAAATGTCCTGACCAGATCGGCGGACAACGTCCTTGCCCGCAACCTGCCGGATCATCTGCTCACATTCTTGCATCAGCTCCAGATAACTCCACCCAGCATGATACCATTCCAGCATGGTAAACTCTTCCTGATGTAGCTGTCCCTGCTCTCCTTTACGAAAACAGGGACAAATCTGAAAAATATGCTTGTTTCCTTGAGCCAACAGCCGCTTCATACAGAGCTCAGGTGAGGTTTGCAGAAACCAGCCTTCCGAGCTAAGGGGAATAATTTCCGCCTCAGGAATCAGCACTGGAAGACGGACGGGTGTATCCACCTCTATGTATGCTCGGTGACGAAAAAAATCGCGAACCCTCTGCAACAGAAGAAAACGCTGCCTAAGCCTTTCAGGTGATAACATAAAAAAATCTACTCCGTACCTCATTGCCATCCTTCTGTAACTCGCTTGACCATACAGATCTCTGACACAAAATAAAACAAATACGAGGATATACGCTCACCAAAGTATTCAGAGAACGCCTTTTCACAGGGACAACATTCTCTCGGAAAAAAAGTGAAAAAATTCTTCTGTTCAGACCCGAGCCCCGACATACTGACCCCAGACGTCGTCTTCTGAGGTGTCATGGTCACAGCTAGGCATCTCTTGGCGAATAAACTGCTTCCAGCTCACAGGGGCATTCGCAATATGAAACCCCACAGCCACGAGCCGACCATCTTTCTTTCTCCATTTCGAATGCACGGTTAATTTATAATGCATGACATCCTGAAAATCGGAAATAACAACGCTAAACCGCTCCCCATTTATAGCTATAAATTTCGCTGGTAACCCTTGCAGTCGAATCCCCTTCAGAGAAGCATCTTGCACCGTTGCCGTGTAGACAAATCCCTCACTGACAATATTTGCGCTATAACCATTCAATTGCATCCTTGGCTGTCTGCGCTTTTCCATATTTTTACCCATAATATCCAACTCACTTCCTGAATTAAAACCTTACGCAAAATTTCCCAGCAACCCCATAGAACGACTGATATTATATCGTTTATCATAGCGTGTCATTCAAGAATCACATACTTCTACGCGCCCCATATTCATAAAAAAAGATAGGCCGTTGACGACAAGAAAAGAGGTTCTCTATCCCCTCTCCCATGCTTCTTTATGCTCATCCGCCCCTCTTTTACTGTATCTTTTTCACAAAGTACAATTTTTTTTACTTAAAAACATTTTATACTCCTGTTAAAAAAACGCAATAACAAGAAAAAGGGGGAACATAGGGGGTAAATTTCACCCAGACCTTCAGGATATCAAATCCACAAGACCTCGCAGAAGCGAAATACTTTCTTTTATCTTATAAGGTTAGACCAATCTGGAAAACTTGAGTGGAAGACAAAAAGACATGTCTCTCTGGGGACAAAGAAAAATATAATCGTCCCCTGAGCAGGAAAAAGATATGAAAAAAAGAACGCCCTCAGACCGAGAGGATGACAATCAGGCCAAGCACGCTGCAGTAAACGGCAAAGAGATACAGAGAGTGCTTGCTCAAATAGGCAATCAGCCAGCGGATGGCGATATAGCCTGATACCAAGGCAGCCATAAAACCTACCAGCAAGGGAAGAAAAAAATCATTCAGGGCTGGCAGGTCTGCCAGATCCTTGAGAGCAAGTACCCCTGCACCCAACATGACCGGCACTGACATCAGAAAGGAAAAACGAGCGGCTGCGGACCGATCCAGATGCCGTGTCATCCCCCCTGCGATCGTCGCACCGGAACGAGAAACACCGGGGAGCAGCGCAAGGACCTGCGAAAAACCGATCACCAAACTGTCCAACCAGGTTATCTCCTCCATCGGACGGTTCCGCCGACCAGCGGTTTCCGCAATGACCAGCAGCATTGCAGTAAGTAAAAGAAAGTAGCCTGTCATCTTAGGACTGGCAAAGGCATGCTCAATCATATCCTTGCCCAGCAAGCCAACCACCACAGCAGGCAGAGTTGCGACAATCAGATACCAGCCCATCCGTGAATCTGTCTCGGCAAAGGGCTCGCGCCGAAGAATCCCTCGCACAAAGGCCTTGCTAATCGTTACCAAGTCATGCCAAAAATAAATAAAAACGGAAAACAGGGTGCCCCATTGCACCAGGACATCAAAGATAAAGCCCTGCTCTTTGCCAAAATGCCAACCCAAAAAATGAGGCACCAGCACCAAATGACCAGAGCTGGACACCGGAATAAACTCCGTAAGTCCCTGAACAATACCCAGAATAATTGCCTGCAAAAAAGTCATATACCTCTCCCAGCAAACCGGCTGATCCTTCCGGCTTCCTTGTTTGATTTTCAGGGCCTGACCAGCCGAGCGAAAACATATTAATGGACAGCCCGCACATCAGCAGGGCTTTTCGGCACCCAGGCCAACCCGCCTTTAAAGCCATAGCAACGAGCCAGATACAGGGTACGGATGGCCTCATCAGCAAACCAGGGGCCAGTACGATAGAGCGTCACTTTCACGACAGGGTCCACCCGTTCAAAGACCTCGGGCAGGACCGTAATAACCGGTTCATGTTCAAAGATCCCAACAGCATCCTGGCCAAGTAACATCTCGTCCTTAAACCAGAAGTCATAGACATTAGGCCTGGACCAACGATTAATGGAGACCGTACGTGGTTGCCCCTTCATATAAAAGGCCAATTCACTGGCAAATTGGTAACGAAGACCAAAGATAAAGGTTTCCTCAGGACGTTCCATGCCCTGTACTTCCTTATCCACAATCTCTCCCAGGGCATCCCAGCCCTTGGTTTCTCGGGCAATACGGTCCAAGGAAACCCGAAGCGGCAGAATTGGATAAAGGAGCTGTGCCACAATGAGGGTTGAAAGCACAAAGGCAAGGCCAAGCCCAAATCGCCATAAACGGTAGGATGCCGTTCTCTCCCCAACCTGTCCTGGACTGTAGAGCGCAGCGATCAGGACAAAGGCTGTCAGGTAGGCCGGGGCAGGCCAATTGCCGTAGATACGGACATGCAAGGCCAGCAGGGTAAAGAGCAGAAAGGTGGTCAACGACATCCAAAGAAGAAAAGATGCCCGGGCGCGTGGAAGACGGTTCCCGGCCCATCCTCTGGTCCAGCCAGCGAGAATAAACAAAAAAATGAAGGGAGAGAGCAAAGCCGCCTGGCTCCCCAAAAAATCAGGCAGGTAGGACAGGGTCAGCAAGACCGACTGGCGCCCTCCGCCTTGAAAGAGGACATGCCGGAAGGTGACCCAGTTGTTTTGTGCATTCCAGAAGATAACCGGGGTAAAAAACAGGCAACCGATCACCAACCCGAGCCACGGCCGGTAGCTGAGCAAGCGCTTCCGATACACTCCGATAAAAAGCATCGCAAAAAAAAGCGAAGGCAGGAAAAGCAGCATGGTGTATTTAGAAAGGAGGCCCAGGCCAAACCAGCTACCGGTCAGGAGCCATTGCGAGAGGGAGTCTTCCTCAACTGCTCGGGCGGCATGATAGCAGGCAGCTGCCCAGCAGAGGAGCAGCATGCCGTCTGGCGTGGCGATCAATGCGGAGCCGATCATTAACAGGATGCCCTGAGTCAGCAGAGCAACCTGCGAGGCCGTTCGCCAGGAAAACCAACGTGCCGCCAGCAGACAGAGATAGACAGAGGCAAAGGCCAAGGCGAGAATCGTTGGCAGCCGGACCGCAAACTCGGTATGCCCGAACAGCGTGGTCGCCAACCAGATTCCCCAGGCAATCATCGGAGGATGATCGTAATAGCCAAGGGCGAGATAACGACTCCACTGCCAATAATAGGCCTCGTCTGGAACAAGGAGAAACTGCCCACTGATAAACAGGCGAACAACCAGCCCCAGCCCAAGAACCAGCCAGGTCAATTGAATATACTTTATTTCTTTTGTTGATTGGGAAAGCATCACGCCGTTCTTTTA is from Candidatus Electrothrix sp. GW3-4 and encodes:
- a CDS encoding asparagine synthase-related protein, with amino-acid sequence MAAIFGFSGWSGKKSRAMAEALSHRGNPPARTHASIRSTACWLPSRSNHGGIIEHRGQVVALAGRLFTDQKKTHMAPLLRSYREKGLGFVQDLRGAYVLAVLDEDGIHLARDPAGLRTIYYGLCNDRFIFAVEPRGILAWSGFARKLRPAAVAQYLSYGFVPGSGTMLENLWELPPGHTVTFAQGKLGQPRCFCSPEQVGKEERSGQEWQAEFTSLHGQALADQLPVHGSVGLFLSGGLSSGAIAVEARRQCREKLPSWSIRFSGEHQGRDHARALADYIGTEHREIQVQPKEFLERLDQAVFATGEPLGDPSLVFMSMLSAVAAEEVEYVLNGAGGSLVFGGTHMLPVLLRHWYGGIEQGLFFREQAYLSSCCGAYDELNALLTPEWRSLYNTHEALEGPLLPFFQADRTGNFLDKLSRANIHLKGGHMQLPLMERMIGAYGVTSLSPLFDERLIALSFRMPSALKLARGMGKRVIRQAYSPSLPNHFIERAKSGVEFPSYFWRGREWKKYARKILRKRVVRKAGIFNPERVEELLALTPEQSLPQHERTLWLLITFELWRQKVLNEKL
- the dut gene encoding dUTP diphosphatase; its protein translation is MQIIDVPFCWLDPDNSRDLSLPAYATTQAAGMDAAAAITEDITLQPGDIKLFPTGFAVALPEGLEMQVRPRSGLAIKHGVTVINAPGTIDADYRGEVKIGLINLGQMPFTIQRGDRIAQLVLAPVCHAQVQSVRELGKTERGDGGFGHTGR
- a CDS encoding outer membrane beta-barrel protein, translating into MDSSRLFQSLTLLTVIFLLGLAFSGSAFAQADYEHQPSQHVFSVAGRFGIGGMVNSVNYGAGPSAEYWFTEHVGAMCTLGVTGDFKATTLRGQYLFNSLVLMSSVAMRPYLGIGYAHVEADRNHRGINFEAEEDGFEGYAGIMHNATWLHENLFVRGEIGLSAYDMALPDDDLSNFTVNIGVSLLF
- the epmA gene encoding EF-P lysine aminoacylase EpmA; the protein is MAMRYGVDFFMLSPERLRQRFLLLQRVRDFFRHRAYIEVDTPVRLPVLIPEAEIIPLSSEGWFLQTSPELCMKRLLAQGNKHIFQICPCFRKGEQGQLHQEEFTMLEWYHAGWSYLELMQECEQMIRQVAGKDVVRRSGQDISLQVPWQRLTVNDAFQRYAGVSAEQAVRTGQFDLLLVEKVEPELGWERPVFLYDYPIALASLARPKSECPEVAERFELYIGGIEVANGFSELTDPVVQQHRFAEEMRKADRYGRGCKMPEKFLTALQRLPDCAGIALGLDRLFMLLLERNCLAEVLPFAEADL
- a CDS encoding PilZ domain-containing protein; this translates as MGKNMEKRRQPRMQLNGYSANIVSEGFVYTATVQDASLKGIRLQGLPAKFIAINGERFSVVISDFQDVMHYKLTVHSKWRKKDGRLVAVGFHIANAPVSWKQFIRQEMPSCDHDTSEDDVWGQYVGARV
- the uppP gene encoding undecaprenyl-diphosphatase UppP encodes the protein MTFLQAIILGIVQGLTEFIPVSSSGHLVLVPHFLGWHFGKEQGFIFDVLVQWGTLFSVFIYFWHDLVTISKAFVRGILRREPFAETDSRMGWYLIVATLPAVVVGLLGKDMIEHAFASPKMTGYFLLLTAMLLVIAETAGRRNRPMEEITWLDSLVIGFSQVLALLPGVSRSGATIAGGMTRHLDRSAAARFSFLMSVPVMLGAGVLALKDLADLPALNDFFLPLLVGFMAALVSGYIAIRWLIAYLSKHSLYLFAVYCSVLGLIVILSV
- a CDS encoding glycosyltransferase family 39 protein; its protein translation is MLSQSTKEIKYIQLTWLVLGLGLVVRLFISGQFLLVPDEAYYWQWSRYLALGYYDHPPMIAWGIWLATTLFGHTEFAVRLPTILALAFASVYLCLLAARWFSWRTASQVALLTQGILLMIGSALIATPDGMLLLCWAAACYHAARAVEEDSLSQWLLTGSWFGLGLLSKYTMLLFLPSLFFAMLFIGVYRKRLLSYRPWLGLVIGCLFFTPVIFWNAQNNWVTFRHVLFQGGGRQSVLLTLSYLPDFLGSQAALLSPFIFLFILAGWTRGWAGNRLPRARASFLLWMSLTTFLLFTLLALHVRIYGNWPAPAYLTAFVLIAALYSPGQVGERTASYRLWRFGLGLAFVLSTLIVAQLLYPILPLRVSLDRIARETKGWDALGEIVDKEVQGMERPEETFIFGLRYQFASELAFYMKGQPRTVSINRWSRPNVYDFWFKDEMLLGQDAVGIFEHEPVITVLPEVFERVDPVVKVTLYRTGPWFADEAIRTLYLARCYGFKGGLAWVPKSPADVRAVH